GGGCGATCACCGCGCAGTCGCCGACCGTGGGGTGAGCGGCCAGCACCGCCTCGACCTCACCGGGTTCGATCCGCAGGCCACGGATCTTGACCTGCCGGTCGATCCGGCCGAGGTGCTCCAGCGCGCCGTCCTCGCGAAGCCGGCAGAGGTCACCGGTGCGGTACATCCGCGACCCCGGCGGCCCGTGGGGATCCGCGACGAACCGCTCCGCGGTCCTGCCCGGCTGCCGCCAGTAGCCGTCCGCCAGGCCGACGACACCGCTGATGTACACCTCCCCGGGCGTGCCGACCGGGACAAGATCGAGATTGGTGTCCAGGACGGTTACCCGGAAGTTGTCCGCGGGACGGCCGACCGGAACGACGACGCCGTCCCAGCCGGGCTCGATGACGTTGTCGGTGACCGAACCGGCCTCGGTGGGACCGAAGGCGTTGACGAGGGTGCTGCCGGGCAGCGCGGCGTGGAAGGCCGCCGGGATCCGCGGGCTCATCGACTCGCCGCCGCACACCAACCACCGCAGCGCGTGGGCCCCGACCCGGGACATCTCGTCCAGGAAAGCCGGCACCAGCGTCGTCACCAGGAAGATCATCGACACGTTGTGGTCCCGGATGAGTCCGGCGAGGTGCCGCGGGTCGCGCTCGCCGCCGGGCCGGCAGATCACCAGCCGCGCCCCCTGGTAGAGCGGCCAGAAGATCTCCCAGATGTGCACGTCGAACCCGGTGTAGGTCTTGTACAGAGCCGTGTCGCCGAGACCGTACGGGTACTGGCGCTGCATCCAGAAGACGTTGGCCAGGGTGCCGGCCGTGCGGGAGGCCACGCCCTTGGGGCGGCCGGTCGTCCCCGACGTGTAGAGGATGTGGACCGGCTCGGAGGCCACGTCACCCGGGCCGCCGTCGAGATCCGGATTCGTCGCGGGCCGGCCGGACCATGTGCGCTCCGCGTGGACGTCGTGGATCTCCCACGCGCCGCCGGGCAGGCGAGCGCGGCAGGCCGGATCGGTCAGCACGTGGCTTGGCGCCGAGTCCGCCAGCATCAGGGCGATGCGCTGGTCCGGCAGGTCGGCGTCCAGGGGAACGTAGGTGGCGCCGGTCTTGACCGCGGCGTAGAACGCGACAACCTGGTGGATGCCGCGCAGGAGGAAGACGCCTATCCGGGTACCCGGGCGGGCACCGCACTCGCGCAGGTGGTGGGCCAGCCGGTTCGCGCGCTCGTTCAGCTCCCGGTAGCTGACCGTGTCCCCGTTCTCGTCCTGCAACGCGACCGAATCCGGGGTTCGCTCCGCCTGCTCCTGGAACGGTTCGGCCATCGTGCGGTATCGGATGTCCGGGTCGCGCTGTGGGTTGAGGCCGTGCAGGATCCGCTCGCGTTCCTCGGCGCCGACCAGCGGATGGTCGCGCATCGGCCGATCAGGTTCGTTCGCCATGCTGGTCAGCAGTTGCAGGAAGGAGCGCGCCCAGGCCTGCGCGGTGGGCAGGTCGGACAAGTCCGTCATGGTCTCGACGTACAGCTGCTCGCCGGCCCGGTCGAGCAGGATCGTCACGGCAACCGGTTCGTCGTCGCCCCCCGGTCGCGGCCGGCGGGCCTGCCGGAGCGCCTCGCGGAAGGTCAGGGACAGGTCCGGGGCGCCGGTCGTCCCAACGATCGCCTCGACCGGCCCCCAGGTGACCAGGATGCGGCAACGGGTGCCCGGGCGTGGCAACCGCTCGGCCAGTACAGCGGCGCAGAGGGACAGCGGGTCGAAGTTGTCCACGCCGGCCGCCCGAGCGAGGGAGTGCAGGGTTTCCAGCACGCCGTCCGGCAGGGCGATCGGTCCGATGCAATCCGTTGTGGACAGATACCCGGTCACTGCGCGCTTCCTTCGAGGAGTCCGCAGGCGTAGAAGCCCGGCGCCAGGGACTGCGCCATATACGTCTGTCCGGGCTGAATGCCGAACCGCTCGTGGTAATCGGCCAGGTTGATCATCCAGTCGGCGTTTCCGCAGTGCCCGTAGGCGGCGAGCGTGTCGGCGAAGTGCAGGGTGTCCGGGCGCAGACCGACGGATGTCGCGTTGAACAGCGTCAGCGGCTTGTGCAGGTTGGCCGCGAACACCTTGGATATCTGTGCCTGCTGCCGGCCACCGGCCCGGAGCACCGCGGACAGCGTCCGTTCGGCGACAGCCTGGCGCGAGATGAACGTGTCGCGGCCGCGCAATCCCTCCGGGTCGATCTTTACCGCGGACGAGACCAGCCGCACGAGTCCCGGCCGGCGGGACAGCAGGCAGCTCGCGGCCGCGTCACCGAACATCGCGTAGGGGAGCACCCGGTCGCGGTCGTGCGGAATGAAGTCCACGGCGACGACCACCACGTGGGCCGCCTCCGGATCGGCCAACAGCCGCTGACCGTGCCGAAGCGCGGTCAGCGAGCTGCAGCACCGCTGATAGGAGATGACATGAGGGACGCAGCTGTCCATTCCCAGGGCGAGTAGCACTCGGCTTGCGAAGTCGGACGGCAACAGAGCCAAGGTCGGGTCGCTGGTCGCGAACACAAGGTGGTCGATGTCCGCGGCGGCGACGCCGGCGTCCCGGAGGGTTCGGCGCACGGCGTCCACGACATAGTCTTCGACCGGTCCGGACATTTTCCGGTATGTCGTACATCCCATCTCATGGAAGTCGGTGCCGAACGACACGGTCTCCCAGAGGGCGCCGAAATCAGGGATGTTCTCCGGCTTGCATTCCACATCGCCGAAGGCGCACGCGAACGAGCCGATGCCGATGTCGTCGTGATCCGAGATCATGGTTCCCTTCGATCGGCAGAGGGTTGGGAATTGCCGGGCCCGGCGAGGTGGCGACGTCAGGACCGGGCCGGTTCGACGCCGATCGCATCGATCTCTCGGAGTACGGCGACGATGTCGTCGATGTCGTTGAGCCGGGGGACCCATTCCGGGCGGACTGCGATGGTGCCGTCCGTGTACTTCTTGATGTAGTTCATCAGCACGATGATCATGTTCAGCGAGCTGATGCCCAGGTCCTGCCGCGATTGCGCCCGGAGGACCTGCTCGTAGGTGATGCCGTCGCCGACAGGTTGAGTCGCGAGGATCTCGGCGAACCTCTGCCGGTGGTCGTCAGTGGTCATCGGACTCGACCTTCGGGAAGGGGAAGCCGTTGAGGTTCTCCTGGTACATCCGGTTGTGCCCGTACTTGTCCTCGCCGGACACCAGGACGCATCCGTGGTAGTCGAGGTCGATCGAGTCGCCGAACCCGCTGAGGCGGTCGATGTGCTCGTAGACCCGCACGGACGGTGCGACGTAACGCGACGCCAACCCCACGCGCCTGGTGGTACTCGTGTTGGGGCGCGAGCCGTGGACGCACTTGGCCAGGAAGATGACGAACTGGCCGGGCTTCAACTCCATGTCGACGATCTCGTGACTGTTCGGATCCCAGTCCTTGTCGAGCTTGAGCTCCGCGTAGTCGTAGCCGAAGAAGTCGTGGGCCTTGTTCTCGACGTTGTACGTCATCGGCTTCGACTCGTCGTAGTACCACTGTTTGTGGCTGCCGGGCAGGAAGCGCAGGCAGCCGTGCTCCTTGTCCGCCTCGGAGAAGGCCGTCCAGACGGTCAGCTCCTGCGTGGCGGCCGTGGACTCCTCGGTGTAACGCAGCGAGGGATACGAGACGGTTTCCGCCTCGTTGTACACAGTGAACGCCTCGACCTGGTGCCAGCCTGTTCCCGAGTCGCCGGGCTCCTTCTCGAAGATGTGCGTCTTCCAGCACATGATGTCGTCGCCCATGAGGCTCCGCAGCTTGTGGACGATCGCCGGCTGGGCGATGTGCCGGGACAGCGCTTCACAGTCGAGATGGCGGTCGTAGTTGATGATGGTCGAGTCGTGCGGCTTGTTCTCGGACGTGACCATATCGATCATGGCCTGGCTCCAGACCAGCGAAGCCTCTTCCTCGGAGTAGAGGTCGAAGGGGCCGATGAACCCGTTCTCCGTGAAGAACTGGACTTGTTCGGCCGTCAGACCCTGGGTCGCCTTTTGGACAACGCTTTCAGTCACCGTGATTCCTCCTCGTACTGACCGTGATCGCTGGTCGGACGTGTCTGAGCTCAGCGGACGCGTTGAGCACACCGTAGGGTTCGGCGGCTGGAGCCGTCTTGTCACCGGAACCAGGGTCGAGCCGCCGCCCCGGGATGGATGCCGTGCGCGTCACCGGGCGGCGTCGTGCAACCTGCCCGATGAGCGACACGGTCTCCGATCGTGGGGGCGACCGGGTGTTGCGGCTCTAGGCGGCAGGTTGGCCGAGCAGCGCGGCCCGGGTGAGTTCCGCCTTGTTGCCAACGCCGAGCTTGGCCCGGATGCGCTTGACATAGGTGTCGACCGTATGCGGGCTGATGTCCAACCGGGTGGCGATCTGACCGTGGGTCAGGCCACGGGAGATCTGCCGCAGCACCTGCGCCTCGCGCTTGGACAGGTGGGCGCCCGCTGTGTCGGCGTGCAGCGCGGTGTGCTCGCCACCGGACTCGGTCGGCCAGACGCGGCTTCCGGACGTCACCGCCCGGATCGCGCCGATGATGCCCTCACAGGACTCCAATTTGCTCACGACGCCCGACGCTCCGGCCCGTAGGTACATCTCGGCCTCGATGCAGTCCGAGTTGCTGAGGACCAGGACCGCCGCGCTCTTGGCCACCTCGGTGATATGCGTCAGGTCGTGGGGTATCCGAAGCGCGTCGAGGTCGATCACAGCCGCATCCGCGAGGGAGGAGGCGTCCACTGTGGGTGAGGTTCGCATGGCGACGACCTTGATGCCGGCCTTGGTCAGGGTGTCGACTAGGCCGATGACGAAGATGGGTGAATTGCCGAGAATGTCGGTGCGGATCATTTCGCCCCCCCGGTTTACATTCTGTCCCTATTCGGCGACTGGGTCTCTGCGCCGGTCGCTGCTGGCACAACCGCCGGCAGCCGTCTTCTTGGTCGGTCAGCAACTTCTTCTACCGCCGTCCATAGTGGTCGAACATAGCAACCCGCGTACGGCAAATGGAGAAGTTGATCAAAGATAGGTACCGACGCTAGCAAAGCGAATCTGTCGACGCTTGTCGCTGCTTTCGGGGACCAGTCACGGTAGAACTGCCTGGTGCCACGGCGTTGGCGGCCGCCTGAGCGAACGGTAAGCTCCCGGCCAGGCGCGATCGCACCTTGACACATCCTGAGGGTGAAGCTCATGAGCAGCCTTGAGTTCGAAACTCGACAGAACCCCACCCCCGTCGCCGTGGCCGAACGGGAGGCGCTGCTGGCGAACCTGGGCTTCGGGCGGACCTTCACCGACCACATGGTGTCGATCAGTTATGCCGACGGCAAGGGCTGGTACGACGCCCGACTCGAGCCCTATGCCCCGCTGCGGATGGACCCGGCCACCGCGGTGCTGCACTACGCCCAGTCAGTCTTCGAGGGACTGAAGGCATACCGCGCGCCCGACGGCGGGGTCGTGATGTTCCGGCCCGACGCCAACGCCGCGCGGTTCACCAGGTCCGCCGAGCGCATGGCGATGCCGCCGCTGCCGCCGGAGCTGTTCCTCCACTCGCTGCGAGTTCTCATCGAGCAGGACCGGGATTGGGTTCCGGGCAGCGGGGAGTCCAGCCTCTACCTACGGCCGATCCAGTACGCCTCCGAGGTGTACCTGGGAGTGCGGCCGGCGTTGGAGTACCAGTTCCTGGTGCTGGCCTCGCCGGTCGGGGCGATCTTCGCCGGTGGGCCCAAGCCGTGCTCGATCTGGCTGGAGCGGGAGTACAACCGGTCGGGCCCCGGCGGCACCGGGGCAGCCAAATGCGGGGGCAACTACGCCTCCAGTCTGCTGGCCCAGGCTGAGGCCATGCGGCACGGCTGCGAGCAGGTGGTCTTCCTCGACGCCAAGGAGCACCGGTACTTCGAGGAGCTCGGCGGCATGAATGTCTTCTTCGTGCTCGGGGACACGCTGGTCACCCCGCCTCTGACCGACACGATCCTGCCGGGTATCACCCGGGACTCGGTCATCACCCTGGCCCGGCACCGCGGGCTCACCGTCCAGGAGCGGTTGTACTCGATCGACGAGTTCCGGTCCGACGCCGCGAGCGGTGCGCTGACGGAGATGTTCGCCTGCGGTACGGCGGCGGTGATCACGCCGATCGCCCGGCTGCTGTCCGCTGACGGCGAGATCGTCGTGGGTGACGGTGGGTCGGGGCGGGTGACGATGTCGCTGCGCTCCGCCCTGCTGGACATCCAGTACTGCCGCGCCGAGGACGAGTTCGGCTGGGTCCATCGCATCGTCTGACCCCACGCTGCCGGCGACGGTCATGTGGGGAGTCTCCGGGGGCTTGACGGTCCCTACCAGGCCATCGGCGGCAAGCTCGATCGGCGTGGCGCCGATGCCGGGTAGACCGCGACCACTGTGCTGGTCAGGTGCGGGCGACCGCGGGACCGGTGTGGTCCCGCCGCGGGGGCAGCGATCGGTAGATCTGCTCCAGGCCGCCCAGGGCGCCGCCGAGCCGGGGCAGGGCCGCGTACACCGGGTCGCGGCGCAGGATCGCGTCGACCTCGCGCAGCCGCCACATCGGCGTCCGGGGGTACAGGTGGTGGACCAGGTGGAAGCCTTCGCCGTCCTTCTCACCCAGCAGGAACCGGGTGCCCAGTCCGTAGACCCGGTTCCAGGACATGTAGATGTCGACCCGGGGAGCCGTCTCGATGAGCGGAAAGTGCTCCATCAGCTCCGACACCGCGCCGATCCACACCTGCGTGGTGACGAGCGGCACGAACCAGAGCAGCAGCAACCAGGGCCACCAGCCGCCCAGGACGGCCCAGGCGAGCACCGCCGCCAGCAGGGTCACCCGGAGCACTCGCTCGGTCGGGTGCTCGCTGGCTGTCATGATGCGGTGCCGCAGCAGGTACAGCACGTACGAGGCGGTCGCCCGCGGCGTTATGACGCGCCACAGGTACCGGCGCAGCGCCCGGCGGCTCAGGTCGTCCCCGCACAGCCCGTTGTCCCGGTACTGACGGTAGTCCGGGTCCCGATCGGGGTCACCCAGTCGGCCGTGGTGCTCGCCGAGATGTGAGGCCCGGTATCCGGTGTAGCTCTGCAGCACGGGGTATCCGCCGAGGACCGCCCCGATCACGCTGCCGACCCGATGGTTGGCCATGAACGCCCGGTGCGTGGCCATGTGCAGCATGCCGGCGATGCCCCGCTGCCGGCCGCCGATGAAGAATATCGCCACGATGCACACCGGCACCGCCAGCCACCAGGGGGTGTGCCGCCACGCCAGCACCGACGCCGCGCACCAGACGGCGATCCAGGTCCAATGCTCGACGGCCTCCAGCGGGCCGTGCCAGTTGTCCGGCCGGGACGCCGCCCGGACCTCGGCGAGGATGTCCGGCGCGAAGCGGTACCGCTCGGCGAGATCCGAATCGGCCACGGTTCCCTCCTCCTTCGCTCACAGGCGTCTAACTGAGGCGTTTCCTCATTTAGACATCCGGGTCAGGATGTCGGCAATCAGCTCGGCCTCCCGGGGCTGGAGGTAGAAGTGATCGCCGTCGAAGCGCCGCCAGGCGGCCGGGCCAGAGGTCAGCTCGCCCCAGGAGGCCAGCTGGGCAGGCACGTCGGCGGCACCGTCGCTGCCCGCGTAAGCGACGATCGGGCACCGCAGCCGCGCCGGATCGCGGCGGCGGTAGGACAGCACCGCCCGGAAGTCGGCCAGCAGCGCCGGTAGCACGAGCTCGCGCAGCTCCGGGTGCTCGAACACCATCGGATCGGTCCAGCCGGACGCCCGGAGCTCCGCCTCGATGATCGCGTCGTCGAGCACCTCCCGGGGCGGCAGGAACCGGTGCGGGGCGAGCGTGCCGGAGACGAACAGGCCCGCCGGACCCGGCCCGGCGCCGGCCTCCAGCCGGGCCGCGACCTCGTAGGCGACCAGGCCGCCCATGCTGTGCCCGAACAGGTACAGCGGCCGGTCGGCGTAGGGGGCCAGCGCCGCGACGAGCGCGTCGGCGATCTCCTGGACGGACCGCGCGCAGGGCTCGGCCAGCCGGTCCTGCCGGCCGGGGTACTGCACGGCGATCAGCTCGATCCGGGCCGGCAGCCGGGCGGCCCAGGAAGCGTACGCGCTGGCGGTGCCGCCGGCGTGCGGCAGACAGACCAGACGGGTCGCCGGGTCGTGGCAGGGACGCGGCCGGCGCAGCCACCGCGCCGATGCCTCGAAGGTGCTCTCTGTCGAGGGTGCGGTCATGAGGGGTCCCGTCGGTCGGTGGCCGGGGGCCAGAATCGACATGTGTTTCGCTGCGAGGGATGCGTGTGGGACGGACTTGCGATGGATAGTGCCCCGGGCGATGCGCCGGCCGCGATCGGTGGCCGCCTCGACCCGGCGACCGTCCTCGCCGGCTACCGGCACGGCGTCTTTCCGATGCCGGTGGTGTCCGCGGCCGAGGCCGAGGTGAACCACTTCCTGTACGAGGATTCGGTGGCGGCCGGGACGACCGCGGTGCTCGACTCGCCGCTCCCCGATCCGTTCGCGTTGACCTGGTGGTCACCGGACCCGCGCCCGGTCATCCCGTACGGGCGGCTCGCCAAGCCACGCAGCCTGATGAAGCTGTTGCGTAACCGGCTGCGCTGGACCACCACCGCGAACCAGCACTTCGACCGGGTGCTCGCCGAGTGCCGCGCGAACCGCACTCCCGAGTGGCTCACCGACGAGCTGTGCGAGTGCATGGTGGAGCTGCACAAGCTGGGTTGGGCCCACAGCGTCGAGGTCTGGGACGGCGACGAGCTGGTAGGGGGCGCCGCCGGTATCGGCGTCGGCACGGTGTTCACCCTGGACACCTGCTTCCACCGGCAGACCAACGCCTCGAAGGTGGCGCTGCTCGACATGGAGTGCCGGCTGGCCGGCACCGGCGTGACGCTGCTGGACGTCGAGTGGGACAGCGAGCAGAGCCGGCGGCTCAATGCCGGGCCGGTGCCGCGCCGGGAGTTCCTCGCTGCCCTGTCGCGCGGCGGCGATCCGGTCCCGCTGGCCGGCGGCGTGGAGGAGGTACGCCGCCTGGGCTTCCTGCGCACGCCCGCCGAGTGAGTCGTTGACCCCAAAATAGGTGAATCCCCTACGTCCGGCCGCAGGGTCAGGATGAGTGAAGGCCGTGTCTTCGCTCGACTGCCGTGGCCGTGACAAAGAACGGGGGCTCCTCAGTGTCGGTCGACACCTCTCGATCCCCAGTCGAACCCCGATCGTCCGCCGATGGCCAGAGGTCCGCCGAGCCGGTCCCGGCCCGGGACAACGGCGTCGTACGGCTGCCGATCTCCGCGGTCCGCGACGCCGACTCGCCGCGCTCCGCGGGCGTGGACATGGCTCACGCGAGATCACTGGCGCAGACGGAAGCGAACCTGCCACCGATCGTGGTGCACCGCAGGACGATGCGGGTGATCGACGGGGCGCACCGGCTCACCGCCGCCCGGCTGCGCGGCGAGCGGGAGATCTCCGCGAAGCTGTTCGACGGCGACGACAACGAGGCGTTCCTGCTCGCCGTCCGGCTCAACGTGTCACACGGCATGCCCCTCTCGACGGCCGATCGGCGTGCAGCGGCCGTCCGGATCATCCGCGCTCAGCCGCGGCTGTCGGACCGGACCATCGCCCTCACCGCCGGTCTGGCGGCGAAGACCATCGGATCGCTGCGCCGCAAGATCGACGGCCCGCAGGCACAGGCGCGGATCGGCCGGGACGGCCGGGTCCGGCCGATCAACGGCGCGGCCGGGCGGGGGATCGCGGCCGAGCTGATCGCCAGCCACCCGGACGCGACCCTGCGCCAGATCGCGAAGGACGCCGGCATCTCCGTGGAGACCGCGCGGAGCGTCCGAGCGCGCCTGCGGGCCGGCGAGGACCCGGTACTGGACCGGCGGACCCGGCCGGACCGCGCCGACCGGGCGGAGGACCGGCAGATGACCGTGAAGCTGCCGGAGGCGGACCCCTCCGACGAGCTGCGGTCGCTGCTCAAGACCATGCAGAGCGATCCGTCGCTGCGTTACACCGAGTCCGGCCGGATGCTGCTGCGCTGGCTCGGTCCGCGGGTGCTGCTGACCGACGAGATCCCGCTCCCGCTGCGCCAGATCCCGCCGCACTCCCGGATCAACCTCGGCGCGCTGGCGAGAGCCTGTGCGGCGGCCTGGATCCAGCTCGCCATGGGGCTCGAGGACGACCAGGCGGGCGGTCAGCACGGCTGATCACGGATCCTCAGCCGGAGCCGCCGCGGATATGCCAGCGGCGTGCCGGGGCTCGCGGATGCCCGAGCCGCTCATCGCTCTTCGGCGTCGCTTAGGCGGCTGGCGAGGGCGGCCACCGTCGGCGCCTCGAAGAGGACGCGCAGGGCGACCGTGCGCCCGACAACCTCGCTGAGCCGGGTGACGACGGTGACCGCCAGCAGCGAATGCCCGCCCAGTTCGAAGAAGTTGTCGCGCCGGCCGACCCGGGGCACGGCCAGCACCTCGGCCCAGATCGCGGCGATGTGCTCCTCCATCGGCGTGCTCGGCGACTCGTACTGGGCCGCTCCGGCCCACTCCGGCCCGTCGTACAGCTGCGGCAACAGCCGCCGGCTCAGCTTCCCGCTGGGCGTACGCGGCAGCTCGGTCACCGGCTGGTAGGCGGCCGGCACCATGTAGTCGGGCAGGCGGTCGGCGAGGAAGGCGCGGAGCTCGGCGGCGGTCGGCGGGGCGTCCGAGTTCGGCACGACATAGGCGACCAGGCGTACGTCGCCGGCGCCGTGGCGGTGGGCGGAGACGGCGCACTCCCGCACGCCCGGGCAGCCGGTGAGGACGGCCTCGATCTCGGCGACCTCCACCCGGAACCCGCGGATCTTCACCTGGTCGTCGAAGCGGCCGATGAACTCCAGTTGGCCCACGGCGTTCCAGCGGACTCGGTCGCCGGTGCGGTACATCCGGGCCCCCGTGCCGAACGGGTCGGGCAGGAACCGCTCCGCCGTCATCTCCGGGCGGCCGAGGTAGCCGCGGGCCAGCGCGAGGCCGCCGACGAACAGCTCGCCGGCCACGCCGGGCGGCACCAGCCGCAGCTCGGCGTCGAGCACGTACGCTCGCACGTTGTCGAAGGGCCGGCCGATGGGCGGCAGCTCCGGCCACGTCGTCGGATCGGGGTCGAGCTGGTGGGAGGTGGCCAGGTGCACCTCGATCGGTCCGTACTGGTTGTACAGGGTGCAGTCGGGCATCTGTGCGAAGAAGGCTCGAATCGCCGGGGTGGCCTGGAGCTGCTCGCCGGCCGTGAGCACCGCGCGCAGCGACCGCGGGATCCGGCCCAGGCGCACGGCCAGTTCGGCCAGCCCGCGCAGGGCCACGAACGGCATGAATATCCGCTCGATCCGCTGCTCGGAGATCACGTCGAGCAGCCGTTCGAAGTCGTGCCGGACCTCCTCGCTGACCAGGACGAGCGTGTCGCCGACCGACAGCGTGGTCACCATCTCCTGGTAGAAGATGTCGAAGCTGAGCGCGGCCCACTGCAGCGTGCGTCCGCGTCCGCCGGGGCCCTGGCGCCGCTGCCACTGCGCCTGGTTGTGCAGGGCCCGGTGTGACATGGCCACGCCCTTGGGCCGGCCGGTGGACCCCGAGGTGTAGAGCACCCAGGCGATGTTGGCCGGGTCGGCCAGGTTGGGCGGCCCGGTCGCGTCGCACGGTGTGCCGAACACGTCGAGCGCCAGCACCGGCTGCGGGTCGGCGGCCCTGTCCGGTCCGTCCTGATCGCGGATCAGCAGTCGCAGGGCCGCGTCCTCGACGATCAGCTGCTGGCGGGCCATCGGGTAGGTCGGGTCGATCGGCACACAGGCTCCGCCGGCCTTGAGCACCGCCAGGTTGGCGACCACCATGTCCAGCGATCGGTGTAGCGCGATGCCGACCCGTTCGTCGGGGCCGACGCCCAGCTCGCGCAGGTGCCGGGCCAGGGCGTTCGCTCGCTGGTCCAACTCGCGGTAGGTCAACGACCGGCCCTCGAACACCACCGCGGTGGCGTCCGGCGTGGCGGCGACCTGCCGCTCGATCACCTGGTGCAGGCAGCTGCCGTCGTCGAACCGGTGGGCGGTGTCGTTCCAGACCTCGAGGACCTCGTGCCGCTGCGCGGCGGACATCAGAGGCAGGTCGTCGATCGACACGTCGGGTGCGGCGACGACCGCGGTGAGGAGGTTGATCAGGTAGTCGGCCAGGCGCTGCACGGTGGAGCGATCGAACAGCGCGGTCCGGTACGCCATGCCGACGGACATGTCCCCCGCCTCGGTCTCCGAGACCGAGAGCGTGAGGTCGAACATCGCCTTCGGCTCGCCCGGCTCGATCTCCGTGACGGTCAGCCCGTCGAGGAGGTCGAACGGCTCTGCCGCCAGGTAGGTGAACAGCACCTGGAAAAGCGGATGTACCGCCAGGTCCCGCTGCGGCTGGAGCTCGGCCACCAGCCGGTCGAACGGCACGTGCCGGTGCTCCAGGGCCTCGACCAGCCGAGGCCGGAGCTGGCCGAGCAGCCCGGCGAAGGTCGGATGCCCGGCCAGGTCGGCCCGCAGCACCACCGGGTTGACGAAGTGGCCGATGTTGGCGGCGACGTCGGGGTGCGCCCGCCCGTCGGTGATCATCCCGATGCTGACGTCGGTCTGCCCGCTCCACCGATACAGCAGCGTGTGAAACGCCACGAGCAGCACCATGAACATCGTGGTGTCCTCGCTCCGAGCCAGCCGGCGCAGCCCGTCGGCCACCTCGGCGGGCACCGGCAGCTCGACCATGCCACCGGCGAGGTCGGCGACCGCCGTCCGGGGCCGGTCCGTCGGCAGGTCGAAGACGTGCGGCGCGTCGGCCAGCCGCTCCTTCCAGTAGTCCAGGTGCCGCTC
Above is a genomic segment from Actinoplanes ianthinogenes containing:
- a CDS encoding ParB/RepB/Spo0J family partition protein, whose protein sequence is MAHARSLAQTEANLPPIVVHRRTMRVIDGAHRLTAARLRGEREISAKLFDGDDNEAFLLAVRLNVSHGMPLSTADRRAAAVRIIRAQPRLSDRTIALTAGLAAKTIGSLRRKIDGPQAQARIGRDGRVRPINGAAGRGIAAELIASHPDATLRQIAKDAGISVETARSVRARLRAGEDPVLDRRTRPDRADRAEDRQMTVKLPEADPSDELRSLLKTMQSDPSLRYTESGRMLLRWLGPRVLLTDEIPLPLRQIPPHSRINLGALARACAAAWIQLAMGLEDDQAGGQHG
- a CDS encoding non-ribosomal peptide synthetase; translation: MRAISDLLEELRSAGIQLWLQDGRLRYRPAGALDGERLAVLRERRDELISAIRADPAPAARPDSIPLSEHQQGMWFLDQMGLLGPAYNQTSLHRIAGDLDVAALRAAITEIMRRHEILRTAFPARDGIGVQVVEPADDPRFTFLDVSGLSAAEQDRWWDDRKRMYAEYRFDISVARNFCTELIRFGPAEHVLVFRSYHLVIDGSSYAHLFHELRTLYAAYRTGIPSPLPELTMQNADYALWQQSRDGAEAERHLDYWKERLADAPHVFDLPTDRPRTAVADLAGGMVELPVPAEVADGLRRLARSEDTTMFMVLLVAFHTLLYRWSGQTDVSIGMITDGRAHPDVAANIGHFVNPVVLRADLAGHPTFAGLLGQLRPRLVEALEHRHVPFDRLVAELQPQRDLAVHPLFQVLFTYLAAEPFDLLDGLTVTEIEPGEPKAMFDLTLSVSETEAGDMSVGMAYRTALFDRSTVQRLADYLINLLTAVVAAPDVSIDDLPLMSAAQRHEVLEVWNDTAHRFDDGSCLHQVIERQVAATPDATAVVFEGRSLTYRELDQRANALARHLRELGVGPDERVGIALHRSLDMVVANLAVLKAGGACVPIDPTYPMARQQLIVEDAALRLLIRDQDGPDRAADPQPVLALDVFGTPCDATGPPNLADPANIAWVLYTSGSTGRPKGVAMSHRALHNQAQWQRRQGPGGRGRTLQWAALSFDIFYQEMVTTLSVGDTLVLVSEEVRHDFERLLDVISEQRIERIFMPFVALRGLAELAVRLGRIPRSLRAVLTAGEQLQATPAIRAFFAQMPDCTLYNQYGPIEVHLATSHQLDPDPTTWPELPPIGRPFDNVRAYVLDAELRLVPPGVAGELFVGGLALARGYLGRPEMTAERFLPDPFGTGARMYRTGDRVRWNAVGQLEFIGRFDDQVKIRGFRVEVAEIEAVLTGCPGVRECAVSAHRHGAGDVRLVAYVVPNSDAPPTAAELRAFLADRLPDYMVPAAYQPVTELPRTPSGKLSRRLLPQLYDGPEWAGAAQYESPSTPMEEHIAAIWAEVLAVPRVGRRDNFFELGGHSLLAVTVVTRLSEVVGRTVALRVLFEAPTVAALASRLSDAEER